Proteins encoded by one window of Companilactobacillus ginsenosidimutans:
- a CDS encoding DEAD/DEAH box helicase, with protein MDIPTLYKKYFEEKGFENLTKIQESVYLPFKEGEDLIAMAPTGSGKTLAFTMPMIETLVPGDGLQVLILEPSQELAIQVRTVIQPLAKLVGCSVQAVTGGANPTRQLKKLKEKPEILVATLGRLKELTDSKKIKLGNIQTVIVDEADEMLNDTKLEPVRETIDLMPADVQLTFFSATGNEIFKDMKKWFGQDFMMIDQRYDRSYTAGIKHYFINTGSDGMKNILIREMAHNKKFLGIVFFNNSRSLHKVSSDLEHAKTNFVVLDSKMSSQQRKQALQLFSSGKVTLMLTTDVAARGMDIDDISTIVNYMIPRNNSEYLHRAGRTGRMGKSGDVVTFGNSHDFRNLQDFNDLEIKKVFLNHDGTFSDKNTYQKRKKAVAAQSKPKPKQKKRLRDQKNKGKHKPKKPLQ; from the coding sequence TTGGACATACCAACACTTTATAAAAAGTATTTTGAAGAAAAAGGTTTTGAAAACCTGACAAAGATTCAAGAATCCGTCTATCTTCCATTTAAGGAAGGTGAGGATTTAATTGCCATGGCACCAACTGGATCAGGTAAAACATTAGCATTCACTATGCCAATGATTGAAACCTTGGTTCCAGGTGACGGCCTACAAGTCTTGATTCTTGAGCCTTCACAGGAATTAGCGATTCAAGTAAGAACAGTTATTCAACCACTAGCTAAATTAGTTGGTTGTTCTGTTCAAGCTGTTACCGGTGGGGCAAACCCCACTCGCCAATTGAAAAAGTTGAAGGAAAAACCTGAGATTTTAGTTGCTACTTTAGGACGTTTAAAGGAACTAACTGATTCAAAGAAGATTAAATTAGGCAACATCCAGACTGTAATTGTTGATGAAGCAGATGAAATGTTAAATGACACTAAACTTGAACCAGTACGAGAAACAATTGACCTTATGCCTGCAGACGTTCAATTAACATTCTTCTCAGCAACTGGCAACGAAATTTTCAAGGATATGAAAAAATGGTTTGGTCAAGATTTCATGATGATTGACCAACGTTATGACCGCTCGTATACTGCCGGAATCAAACACTATTTCATTAACACTGGTAGCGACGGGATGAAGAACATTCTGATTCGTGAGATGGCGCACAACAAGAAGTTCTTGGGAATCGTATTTTTCAACAATTCTCGTTCTTTGCACAAAGTTTCATCTGATTTGGAACACGCGAAAACTAATTTCGTGGTGCTCGACAGTAAGATGTCATCACAACAAAGAAAACAAGCTTTGCAATTATTTAGTAGCGGAAAAGTTACTTTGATGTTAACGACTGATGTAGCTGCTCGTGGTATGGATATCGATGATATTTCGACAATAGTCAACTACATGATTCCAAGAAACAATAGCGAATACTTACATCGTGCAGGTAGAACTGGACGAATGGGTAAATCTGGTGACGTAGTAACCTTCGGAAATAGCCATGACTTCCGTAACTTACAAGATTTCAACGATTTGGAAATCAAAAAAGTATTCCTAAATCACGACGGAACATTCTCAGACAAGAACACATATCAAAAGAGAAAAAAAGCAGTGGCAGCACAAAGCAAACCAAAGCCAAAACAAAAGAAACGACTACGCGATCAAAAGAACAAAGGAAAACACAAGCCCAAAAAACCTTTACAATAA
- a CDS encoding PTS transporter subunit EIIC: MEQLYKNSFDKRLVQLALRIQKVFIYRVIQRTVLTIFPFVLIGSFAQTFRVLFLSNDGFLGRLMPDINDNLFDQIDDIFSAISNLTIGWVSVIAVFAAAKYTAKHYHRDDQLAGISGSLALLIISYVYSKRSPLSFHSSVLGVRGLLFAIFLGIFVGYIFKLTSKEAKNSKFKTMSTSVLNRTFISIKSIFLVIVLAVIVSDVVNITFYSNLPESVLASISSTNPSTKAITQILHTFGFGAYTIIMSFLGWSGPYSAIESSYSDPSSIANLNYALNNHTAWGAPDLFNANTLYHAFATFGGTGATLALLIAILWTSKDNDMLTVSRWSLIPSIFNINAGMMSGIPILFNIVFLIPFMLAPLVNMIIAAIALQLRLMPPSVYSIPAGTPGPLIAFLGTNGSWQALLFSLITLTVSVFIYLPFVRIAQHVKTIDNLANDERGTN; this comes from the coding sequence TTGGAACAGTTATACAAGAATTCATTTGATAAAAGGTTAGTCCAATTAGCCTTACGAATTCAGAAAGTATTCATTTACCGTGTAATTCAACGAACGGTTTTGACAATTTTTCCATTCGTCTTAATCGGAAGTTTCGCCCAAACGTTTAGAGTATTATTTTTAAGTAACGATGGATTCTTAGGACGATTAATGCCAGATATCAACGATAATTTATTTGATCAAATTGACGATATATTCTCGGCAATCTCCAATCTGACTATTGGCTGGGTCTCTGTCATCGCAGTCTTTGCGGCTGCTAAATATACCGCTAAACATTATCACCGTGACGACCAACTGGCTGGAATCTCAGGAAGCTTGGCATTATTGATTATTTCCTACGTCTATTCCAAACGTAGTCCACTATCATTCCACAGTTCCGTATTAGGAGTTAGAGGTCTACTTTTTGCTATATTCCTCGGGATTTTCGTCGGCTATATTTTCAAGCTAACTAGTAAAGAAGCTAAAAACTCCAAATTCAAGACTATGTCGACCAGTGTACTGAATCGAACTTTCATTTCAATTAAATCAATCTTTCTCGTAATCGTACTTGCAGTAATCGTCAGTGATGTCGTCAACATCACCTTTTACTCAAATTTACCAGAATCAGTTTTAGCATCGATTAGTAGCACCAACCCCAGTACGAAGGCAATAACCCAAATATTGCACACCTTTGGATTCGGCGCTTACACAATTATAATGTCATTTTTAGGATGGTCAGGTCCCTATTCCGCCATCGAATCTAGTTATTCAGATCCCTCATCGATTGCTAATTTAAATTATGCATTAAATAACCATACAGCTTGGGGTGCACCCGATTTATTCAACGCCAACACACTTTATCACGCCTTCGCAACTTTTGGTGGTACCGGCGCAACCTTAGCTTTACTAATCGCAATTCTTTGGACATCCAAGGATAATGACATGTTGACAGTTTCACGATGGTCACTAATCCCTAGCATCTTTAACATTAATGCTGGAATGATGTCAGGAATTCCAATTTTATTCAACATCGTCTTCCTAATCCCATTCATGCTCGCACCACTCGTCAACATGATCATCGCAGCAATCGCATTACAACTTCGCCTAATGCCACCGTCAGTCTACTCAATTCCAGCCGGAACACCAGGTCCACTAATCGCCTTTCTCGGCACAAACGGAAGCTGGCAAGCATTACTATTCTCATTAATAACCCTCACAGTCTCAGTCTTCATCTACCTACCCTTCGTCCGAATCGCCCAACACGTCAAGACAATCGACAACTTGGCCAATGATGAAAGGGGGACAAACTAA
- a CDS encoding APC family permease — translation MKEESEKFSLKRDLGLFPALSTVIGLVIGGGVFFKISSVTAATGSASLTVLVWLLAGFITINAGLTIAELAAALPVAGGIYKYIEYIYGKVPAFLLAWAQSVIYYPAAISALSIVFATQVINLWGLATTLQIPIAIGIAVFLFVANLFGAKVGGGIQSVAFIAKLIPIVVIIAVGLFTPSTNAVSLFPVTSGSHPDFWTSLGAGFVATMFAFDGWMNVGNMAGEMKHPEKDLARSIIWGLLAITLIYVLISFVFVKELPFNTIPGNQNAASQAAIKIFGNIGGKIVTIGILVSVFGSINGYTMTGTRVSYVLGADDNIVFAKFFAKLTKNTRVPLNAGIVQTVIAIIMIFLGTFDYLTDMLVFVMWIFSVMMFVGVFILRKTQPELPRPYKINFYPIPPIIAIIGGGYIVVSTLIRQPGLAFMGIIITLIGLPIYWIHEHYKNLNE, via the coding sequence ATGAAAGAAGAATCAGAGAAATTCAGTCTGAAAAGAGACTTAGGCCTCTTTCCTGCACTATCAACTGTCATAGGATTAGTAATTGGTGGTGGAGTTTTCTTCAAAATTTCGAGCGTAACTGCAGCAACTGGATCAGCCAGTCTTACTGTTTTGGTATGGTTACTAGCTGGATTCATCACAATCAACGCCGGATTAACAATTGCCGAGCTTGCAGCAGCCTTGCCCGTTGCAGGTGGAATCTATAAATATATCGAGTACATTTATGGAAAAGTTCCAGCCTTCCTATTGGCGTGGGCTCAGTCGGTTATCTATTATCCTGCTGCAATTTCAGCCCTCTCGATAGTCTTCGCAACCCAAGTAATCAACCTTTGGGGACTAGCTACCACTCTTCAAATTCCCATAGCCATTGGAATTGCCGTCTTTTTATTTGTTGCCAATTTATTCGGGGCAAAAGTCGGAGGTGGAATTCAATCCGTTGCGTTCATCGCCAAACTGATTCCAATTGTAGTAATCATCGCTGTCGGACTATTCACCCCATCAACAAATGCAGTTTCACTTTTTCCAGTCACATCTGGAAGTCATCCTGATTTCTGGACATCCCTCGGAGCCGGATTCGTTGCAACCATGTTTGCCTTTGATGGCTGGATGAACGTCGGAAATATGGCTGGTGAAATGAAGCATCCAGAAAAAGATTTGGCTCGTTCAATAATCTGGGGACTGCTCGCAATTACCCTAATCTACGTCCTAATCAGTTTCGTATTTGTCAAAGAACTTCCATTCAACACAATTCCTGGAAATCAAAACGCCGCATCACAAGCAGCCATCAAGATTTTCGGTAATATCGGTGGAAAAATTGTTACCATCGGAATCCTCGTATCAGTTTTTGGATCAATCAATGGTTACACAATGACCGGAACACGTGTCAGCTACGTACTTGGAGCTGATGATAATATCGTTTTTGCCAAATTCTTCGCTAAACTTACTAAAAATACTCGTGTTCCCTTAAACGCCGGAATCGTTCAAACAGTCATCGCAATTATCATGATATTCCTCGGAACATTCGATTATCTCACCGACATGTTAGTCTTCGTCATGTGGATCTTCTCAGTCATGATGTTCGTCGGTGTCTTCATCTTACGTAAAACTCAACCTGAATTACCACGTCCGTACAAAATTAATTTCTACCCAATTCCACCAATCATTGCCATTATCGGTGGTGGATATATTGTAGTCTCAACATTAATTCGTCAACCAGGTCTAGCGTTCATGGGAATCATCATCACCCTTATCGGACTACCTATATACTGGATTCATGAACATTATAAAAATTTAAATGAGTAG
- a CDS encoding Gfo/Idh/MocA family protein → MLKLGIIGTNWITQQFVEAAEETKSFKLTRVYSRTEEKARNFADKFKADDIQTSTDLEEFFSNDDFDVVYIASPNSLHYAQSKMAIEHGKQVISEKPVTSNVYQLATLQEVAKQKGVFFFEAARQIHEPIFKKVQWYLEQNKAALSGATLSYMKYSSKYDAYLDAQNPNVFSPDFSGGALYDLGVYCVYDAVVLFGEPNHVEYDAEILSSGVDGSGSLTLKYDDFDVNIIVGKTKNSFMPSEIYFGKKTLLMNSAGDITKLQQSDEDKRLSPIPTTKSDNPMDSEAVEFARIINENNQTKYAELTRYARIVNRILEHARASAGIVFEADKDK, encoded by the coding sequence ATGTTGAAATTAGGAATCATAGGAACCAATTGGATTACTCAACAATTTGTTGAAGCTGCTGAGGAAACTAAATCATTTAAGCTGACACGAGTTTATTCGAGAACTGAGGAGAAAGCTCGTAATTTTGCTGATAAATTCAAGGCTGACGACATTCAAACTAGTACAGATCTAGAAGAATTTTTCAGCAATGATGATTTTGATGTTGTCTACATTGCATCACCAAACAGTTTGCACTACGCTCAATCGAAGATGGCAATTGAGCACGGTAAGCAAGTTATTTCTGAGAAGCCTGTTACATCTAATGTTTATCAACTGGCCACTTTACAAGAGGTTGCTAAACAAAAGGGCGTATTCTTCTTTGAGGCGGCAAGACAAATTCATGAACCTATTTTCAAGAAGGTTCAGTGGTATTTGGAACAAAATAAGGCTGCATTGAGTGGTGCTACGCTGTCGTATATGAAATACTCAAGTAAGTATGATGCTTATTTGGACGCACAAAATCCCAACGTTTTCTCACCTGATTTTTCTGGCGGGGCGCTTTACGATTTAGGGGTTTACTGTGTCTATGATGCTGTTGTCCTATTCGGTGAACCTAATCATGTTGAATATGATGCAGAAATTTTATCATCAGGAGTTGATGGCAGTGGTAGTTTGACTCTGAAATACGATGATTTCGATGTTAACATTATCGTCGGCAAGACTAAGAATTCATTTATGCCATCTGAAATTTATTTTGGTAAGAAAACTTTGTTGATGAATAGCGCTGGTGACATTACTAAGCTTCAACAAAGTGACGAGGACAAGCGTCTTTCACCAATTCCTACCACTAAGAGTGACAACCCAATGGATTCAGAAGCGGTCGAATTTGCTAGAATTATCAACGAAAACAATCAAACAAAGTATGCTGAACTGACAAGATATGCTAGAATTGTTAATCGCATTCTAGAACACGCGCGCGCTTCAGCCGGAATTGTGTTTGAAGCAGATAAGGATAAATAA
- a CDS encoding PFL family protein yields the protein METNSILETIQMISEEKLDIRTITMGISLLDCIDSDGKKARQKIYDKLTTKAKDLVKVADQIESEYGIPIVNKRISVTPISIVAAASDDKDYVAYAKTMDKAASELGVDLIGGFTALVQKGSQTGDDVLINSIPQALSETTRVCGSVNVGSTKSGINLDAVQKMGHVIKDLAAIDPVNCMSLVVFANAVEDNPFMAGAFHGVGEADCVINVGISGPGVVKRALEQVKGQPIDIVSETIKKTAFKVTRMGQFVGNIASKALNVPFGIVDLSLAPTPNEGDSVAEILEEIGLDSVGAPGTTAALALLNDAVKKGGVMACEHVGGLSGAFIPVSEDAEMIRAVEGGNLNIEKLEAMTAVCSVGLDMIAIPGDTTAETISGMIADESAIGVINNKTTAVRIIPATGKKVGDTVEFGGIFGHAPVMPVNTNSPADFIHRGGHIPSPIHSFKN from the coding sequence ATGGAAACTAATTCTATTTTAGAAACTATACAAATGATCTCTGAAGAAAAGCTAGATATCCGTACAATTACAATGGGTATCTCACTGCTCGACTGTATTGACAGTGATGGAAAAAAGGCTCGTCAAAAGATTTATGATAAATTGACAACTAAGGCTAAGGATTTAGTTAAAGTTGCTGATCAAATTGAATCTGAATATGGCATTCCTATCGTCAACAAGCGTATTTCTGTTACACCTATTTCCATCGTTGCAGCTGCTTCAGACGATAAGGATTACGTCGCTTATGCTAAAACTATGGATAAAGCTGCTTCAGAACTAGGCGTCGACTTAATTGGTGGATTTACCGCTCTAGTTCAAAAGGGCTCACAAACTGGGGACGATGTACTCATCAACTCCATTCCACAAGCTTTAAGTGAAACAACACGTGTCTGTGGATCCGTTAATGTAGGTTCGACGAAATCTGGAATCAATCTAGATGCTGTTCAAAAAATGGGTCACGTTATCAAAGATTTGGCCGCTATCGACCCTGTTAACTGTATGAGTTTGGTAGTCTTCGCTAATGCTGTGGAAGATAATCCATTCATGGCTGGTGCCTTTCACGGAGTCGGCGAAGCTGATTGTGTTATTAACGTCGGAATTAGTGGACCTGGTGTTGTTAAACGTGCTTTGGAGCAAGTTAAAGGTCAACCTATCGACATTGTTTCCGAAACAATCAAAAAGACCGCATTCAAAGTTACTAGAATGGGCCAATTTGTCGGAAATATCGCTTCTAAGGCACTTAACGTTCCGTTTGGTATAGTTGACTTGTCATTAGCGCCAACACCTAATGAGGGCGATTCTGTTGCCGAAATTCTTGAAGAAATCGGTTTGGACAGTGTCGGTGCACCCGGAACAACTGCTGCTTTAGCATTATTGAACGATGCAGTTAAAAAAGGTGGAGTTATGGCTTGCGAACACGTTGGTGGTTTATCAGGTGCTTTCATCCCCGTATCCGAAGATGCTGAAATGATCCGTGCTGTCGAAGGTGGAAATCTTAACATTGAAAAACTCGAAGCTATGACAGCTGTATGTTCAGTTGGACTAGACATGATCGCAATCCCTGGCGATACAACCGCTGAAACTATCAGTGGAATGATTGCCGACGAATCAGCTATTGGTGTCATCAACAATAAGACAACTGCAGTAAGAATCATCCCAGCAACTGGTAAAAAAGTCGGTGATACAGTTGAATTTGGAGGAATCTTCGGTCACGCTCCGGTAATGCCAGTGAATACAAATTCACCTGCCGACTTTATTCACCGTGGTGGTCACATCCCTTCACCAATTCACTCATTTAAAAACTAG
- a CDS encoding alpha/beta hydrolase — MLKKTLTTKKGLHALTFLFVALILLAIPSYFWTKKDVSTLAGRYNSPLSPIIMIPGSSASADRFDGLVGKINKKYDEHHSVLELTVHTNDTITYKGSIRNGDTRPFIVVGFENNQDGYDNIKKQARWFDIAFEALKKRYKFNNFDAFGHSNGGLIWTYYLENYFDDNSIHLHKMLTVGTPYNFEEVNSSKRTEMLNNFIKNRDKLPSNLTYYSVAGTKVYTDDGIVPIGSVDAGKYIFEGVAKHYTLITLTGDNAQHSDMLDNQQFISLFHQYIINDGVNPPNSAHKPSKQTTR; from the coding sequence ATGCTCAAAAAAACTCTTACCACAAAAAAAGGATTACACGCGTTAACTTTTTTATTTGTCGCATTAATCCTTCTAGCAATTCCTTCATATTTCTGGACTAAAAAGGATGTCTCCACCTTAGCCGGGCGATACAATTCCCCACTTTCACCAATTATCATGATTCCTGGATCAAGTGCTAGTGCCGACAGATTCGATGGACTGGTTGGTAAAATCAATAAAAAATATGATGAACATCACAGTGTTCTTGAATTGACTGTCCACACTAATGACACCATTACCTACAAGGGTTCCATTAGAAATGGCGACACACGTCCATTCATAGTCGTCGGTTTCGAAAACAATCAAGATGGATACGACAACATCAAGAAACAAGCTCGTTGGTTTGATATTGCCTTTGAAGCTTTAAAGAAACGCTACAAGTTCAATAATTTCGACGCGTTCGGTCATTCAAATGGTGGACTAATTTGGACTTACTATCTCGAAAATTATTTTGACGACAATTCGATTCATCTCCACAAGATGTTAACTGTTGGTACTCCTTATAATTTCGAAGAAGTTAATAGTTCTAAACGTACTGAAATGCTCAACAACTTCATTAAAAACCGTGACAAACTACCTTCCAATCTGACATACTATTCAGTTGCAGGTACAAAAGTTTATACTGATGACGGAATTGTCCCAATTGGTAGTGTCGATGCCGGAAAATATATTTTCGAAGGCGTCGCTAAACACTACACCCTAATCACTCTAACTGGTGATAATGCTCAACATTCAGATATGTTGGACAACCAACAATTCATCTCATTATTTCATCAGTACATTATTAACGACGGTGTTAATCCACCAAATAGTGCTCATAAACCAAGTAAACAAACAACAAGATAG
- a CDS encoding DUF6773 family protein: protein MAKKIVDERLQKFQGKISKEIINILVPFLILDIIYKSDISHVSFQNYSTELYILGAIPIYMIFRYIASGNSIGHISKISIVISLFSVAGIITIVGGVTNFYNYGRYYQNVGIGYFVATLVIMFISSAILSAIIMAAIFIPINLRQKQINKKLDQEENYNK, encoded by the coding sequence ATGGCTAAAAAAATTGTAGATGAACGTTTACAAAAATTTCAGGGAAAGATATCAAAAGAGATTATCAATATCTTAGTGCCATTTCTTATATTAGATATCATTTATAAATCAGACATATCACATGTTTCTTTTCAAAATTATTCAACGGAATTATACATTTTAGGTGCAATTCCAATATATATGATTTTTAGATACATAGCATCTGGTAACAGTATTGGTCATATATCCAAAATAAGTATAGTAATCTCATTATTTTCCGTTGCTGGAATCATCACAATTGTGGGTGGTGTAACAAATTTTTATAATTATGGTAGGTACTATCAAAACGTTGGAATTGGATATTTTGTAGCAACTTTAGTAATAATGTTTATTAGCTCAGCAATTCTATCAGCCATTATCATGGCAGCAATATTCATTCCAATCAATCTACGCCAAAAGCAAATCAACAAAAAACTAGATCAAGAAGAAAATTATAATAAGTAA
- a CDS encoding cation:proton antiporter, producing the protein MNIYISSVAVFITVAIANLVAKFIKVIPKTYINLLLGIIIACIPVANSLIVQFDSETFMVFIIAPLLFLDGQKTRSIMVRRQFKDILGTAILLALISAVVSLFTVTSMFSLTLPLALILISISTPTDATALDTVREGRKLPKRTEIVLKMESLFNDASGIILLQAAVLWYKTGHLSYAQNIRAFLISAVGGVALGMAVAFIIMVLRQKIMRSRWNVNYSNIVIYFATPILIYLMAEKLELSGIIAVVTAGLVFNGEVSRTRFSTPRFQSFFNTATDFIGDLLNSSVFVILGLSISRIVVEHKHDLAADLSWLYIGIILYVLSLAIRYLYAKLIAQNSQMESITFTLGGVHGAVTLALAFSLVGQGFTGHIFDLILLVETVVIILSMVVPTIAFKFFLDPELDEDDIRMKSRKIREEMVRVGIAYVESLQISPAVKESVIFDLNDQIQQTTIKDFLSQWWGINNKRYIFTGFQAVEERQILMSAFEEERNFLYDQLDGVALEDSKHIYEVYSEVLVSESMAVSDND; encoded by the coding sequence ATGAACATTTATATCTCATCAGTGGCAGTGTTTATCACCGTCGCAATCGCAAATTTAGTTGCCAAATTTATTAAAGTTATCCCAAAAACCTATATTAATTTGTTGTTGGGAATCATCATTGCCTGCATACCAGTTGCGAACTCATTGATCGTCCAATTCGATTCCGAGACTTTCATGGTATTTATAATCGCCCCACTACTTTTCTTGGATGGTCAAAAGACTAGAAGTATTATGGTCAGAAGACAATTCAAGGACATTCTTGGAACGGCAATATTGTTAGCATTGATTTCAGCAGTAGTAAGTTTGTTCACCGTAACTTCGATGTTTTCTTTAACGTTGCCACTTGCCTTAATACTAATCTCGATTAGCACTCCAACTGATGCCACTGCGTTGGACACCGTCCGTGAAGGCAGAAAATTACCAAAGAGAACTGAAATCGTTTTGAAAATGGAATCTCTTTTTAACGATGCTTCAGGTATCATCTTGCTACAAGCGGCGGTCCTATGGTACAAAACAGGACATCTTTCATACGCCCAGAACATTAGAGCATTCCTGATCTCAGCAGTTGGTGGCGTTGCATTAGGCATGGCCGTCGCATTCATCATCATGGTACTTCGTCAAAAAATCATGCGGAGCCGATGGAATGTCAATTATTCCAACATAGTAATTTACTTCGCCACTCCTATTTTGATTTACTTAATGGCTGAAAAGCTTGAACTATCGGGGATTATTGCCGTAGTCACTGCAGGTTTAGTCTTCAACGGTGAAGTCAGTCGGACACGTTTTTCAACTCCACGTTTTCAAAGTTTCTTCAACACCGCTACTGATTTCATTGGTGACTTGTTGAATAGCTCAGTATTTGTAATATTAGGACTATCGATTTCACGAATTGTTGTCGAACACAAACATGATTTAGCAGCTGATTTATCTTGGCTCTACATCGGTATTATTTTGTACGTATTAAGTTTGGCAATTCGATATTTATATGCAAAACTTATTGCCCAGAACTCTCAAATGGAGTCTATCACCTTTACACTCGGAGGCGTCCATGGTGCAGTTACGCTGGCATTGGCTTTCTCCTTGGTGGGTCAAGGCTTCACAGGTCACATATTTGACCTGATTCTGCTAGTTGAGACTGTTGTAATTATCCTGAGCATGGTGGTGCCAACAATTGCCTTCAAATTCTTCCTTGATCCTGAGCTCGATGAGGATGATATTCGTATGAAGTCGCGAAAAATTCGTGAGGAAATGGTTCGAGTTGGAATTGCCTATGTGGAAAGCTTACAAATCTCTCCTGCTGTTAAGGAAAGTGTGATTTTCGACTTGAACGACCAAATTCAGCAAACTACAATTAAGGATTTTCTTTCTCAATGGTGGGGAATCAATAATAAACGTTATATTTTCACCGGATTCCAAGCCGTTGAAGAGCGTCAAATTTTAATGAGTGCTTTTGAAGAAGAACGGAATTTCCTTTACGACCAGCTTGATGGTGTTGCTTTGGAAGATTCCAAACACATTTATGAAGTTTACAGTGAGGTATTGGTTTCTGAATCAATGGCCGTTAGCGATAATGATTAG
- a CDS encoding ACT domain-containing protein, whose amino-acid sequence MKAIITVIGHDQIGIVAKVSNKLADLKVNIIDVSQTLMHGNFTMMMMVEWQETVKFENVKSELESLGQSAGLDIHIQREEIFDAIQKL is encoded by the coding sequence ATGAAAGCTATTATTACAGTTATTGGCCATGATCAAATCGGTATTGTTGCAAAGGTTTCAAACAAATTAGCAGATTTAAAAGTTAATATTATCGATGTCTCACAAACTTTAATGCACGGCAACTTCACCATGATGATGATGGTTGAGTGGCAAGAAACAGTTAAATTTGAAAACGTAAAATCAGAATTGGAATCTTTAGGTCAGTCAGCTGGATTAGACATCCACATCCAAAGAGAAGAAATTTTTGATGCTATTCAAAAACTTTAG
- a CDS encoding DUF3290 family protein, translated as MTFYSYDYLVQQNSTPNVVFITVTIILVAALLFTGYRYIRNRADNKYRDLFIIFVMGAALFIGINYNNYEKQLDISNKTNQTLTLMRSVAKVKNVSVKKLYSNTSTPAEGMLIKNGKYYYRVSFDNNQNSYTLTNANILNTKTVNLQK; from the coding sequence ATGACTTTTTATTCTTATGATTACTTGGTACAACAAAATTCGACTCCCAATGTGGTTTTTATAACTGTGACGATAATATTAGTGGCGGCACTATTATTCACTGGATATCGTTATATCCGAAATCGAGCTGATAACAAATATCGTGATTTGTTCATAATTTTTGTCATGGGTGCGGCACTATTTATCGGTATTAATTATAACAACTATGAAAAACAATTGGACATTAGTAACAAAACCAATCAAACTTTAACACTTATGCGCTCAGTTGCTAAGGTTAAAAATGTTTCGGTGAAAAAGCTTTATTCAAATACATCGACTCCTGCTGAGGGGATGTTGATTAAGAACGGTAAATATTATTATCGCGTGAGTTTCGATAATAATCAAAATAGTTATACTTTGACGAATGCTAATATTTTAAATACTAAGACCGTAAATTTACAAAAGTAG
- a CDS encoding DUF1905 domain-containing protein yields the protein MTKEYKFDATIKASDIGSGGAYVIFPLDIREVFNKGRVKVHATFDKTPYDGSIVNMGLKNEDGSICYILGIRQDIREKIGKDIGDTVSVTVREQNFKTPFKLKKED from the coding sequence ATGACAAAAGAATACAAATTTGATGCCACAATTAAAGCATCTGATATCGGTTCAGGCGGTGCTTATGTAATTTTCCCCCTAGATATTCGCGAGGTTTTCAACAAAGGACGTGTTAAAGTCCACGCCACTTTTGACAAAACACCTTATGACGGTAGCATCGTGAATATGGGTCTGAAAAATGAAGATGGCTCAATTTGCTACATTCTTGGAATCAGACAAGATATTCGCGAAAAAATCGGCAAAGATATTGGTGATACAGTTTCTGTAACCGTCCGTGAACAAAACTTTAAAACTCCATTCAAACTTAAAAAAGAAGACTAA
- a CDS encoding helix-turn-helix transcriptional regulator — MKNKKLKIARIEKDLNQAQLAEKVGVTRQTIGLIESGNYNPSLNLCIAICKTLDKTLNDIFWGENHG, encoded by the coding sequence ATGAAAAACAAAAAGCTAAAAATAGCCCGAATAGAAAAAGACCTAAATCAAGCACAACTGGCAGAAAAAGTTGGAGTAACTCGCCAAACCATAGGTTTAATAGAATCAGGAAACTACAATCCATCACTAAACCTATGTATAGCAATTTGTAAGACACTAGACAAAACATTAAATGACATATTCTGGGGAGAAAACCATGGCTAA